In a genomic window of Pseudoliparis swirei isolate HS2019 ecotype Mariana Trench chromosome 20, NWPU_hadal_v1, whole genome shotgun sequence:
- the LOC130210605 gene encoding dapper homolog 3-like, with amino-acid sequence MHRAFSFPVTVERSRTKERLEASLTGLCELELRKQRQECLVLGALALGDPLLEDRSRGELACFSSWGQENLTLRRQLSALQSSPWGLMQALEQQVGELRIDTEDGCHDGAQGDAGDSRPSSGFYESSEGQSPKGRSCSTEPTETASPWAHTNDRPKSVGDPLIMNAELDVPVLRTTLPRSFSAPYPLLEGIAEEGAAVDFWQWDSSGASGAWQQPPAEGHVTEEDYEQALRVEGYILSLVQRHTLAPRPCQPRTTLSPEPPHCGASGHSSLHRRTPSLTTEQHSPDPHFQAHVDLSANPKGQGWGCDLQEGEACGGEAPSLEEDCYLALPHPQSRPHSLAERLQPPLPPRDPNGGPGAIGIYCEPPSPQHYFHPQLPILPKPTLVSAQYIPGHACHAPLRSPRHYNPEQAQPKPNRVVTSPEHPKARTSKKSHNERQRSKKSSSKASRSQSENSLLGQRVLPERRYSTTERHQGRGDLAQNQGQVAGRKAGNAGDNGSRRWCSNLELSQDEGETAAGPSHRRPPRKVRPSQSCPHSQQQNYQQQQHSQRWHPGLQERAPLCHGEGGYAAPAPAGSESSMSEVYSPASSSLSSDSDESGGLVWPQQLPPRLASTSSSSSPSPQAAANAPSQPKAFVKIKASHALKKKILRFRSGSLKVMTTV; translated from the exons ATGCATCGCGCGTTCTCGTTCCCGGTGACTGTGGAGCGCAGTCGGACTAAGGAGCGCCTGGAGGCGAGTCTGACCGGGCTGTGCGAGCTGGAGCTCCGCAAGCAGCGGCAGGAGTGCCTGGTGCTGGGGGCGCTGGCTCTGGGAGACCCTCTGCTCGAGGACCGCTCCAGAGGAGAGCTGGCGTGCTTCAGCAGCTGGGGCCAGGAAAACTTGACACTGAGGCGCCAGCTG AGTGCCCTTCAGAGTTCTCCATGGGGCCTGATGCAGGCGCTGGAACAGCAGGTGGGAGAGCTGAGGATCGACACGGAGGATGGCTGCCATGATGGCGCCCAAGGAGACGCAGGCGACAGTCGGCCCAGTTCTG GGTTCTATGAGTCGAGTGAGGGTCAATCGCCTAAAGGAAGGTCTTGTTCCACCGAGCCCACAGAGACAGCCTCCCCGTGGGCACACACCAACGACAGGCCGAAGTCTGTGG GAGACCCCTTAATAATGAATGCAGAATTGGATGTGCCAGTCCTACGCACCACCCTACCCCGCTCTTTCTCTGCCCCGTACCCGCTTCTGGAGGGCATCGCCGAGGAAGGCGCAGCGGTGGACTTCTGGCAGTGGGACAGCAGCGGAGCCAGCGGGGCTTGGCAGCAGCCGCCGGCGGAGGGTCACGTCACCGAGGAGGACTACGAGCAGGCGTTGAGGGTCGAGGGTTACATCCTGAGTCTCGTCCAGCGTCACACCCTCGCACCGCGGCCGTGTCAGCCCCGCACCACCCTGAGCCCCGAGCCCCCGCACTGCGGTGCCTCCGGACACAGCTCCCTACACAGGAGAACTCCTTCTCTTACCACAGAGCAACACTCTCCTGACCCCCACTTCCAGGCCCACGTTGACCTTTCAGCAAACCCTAAGGGCCAGGGCTGGGGTTGTGACCTGCAGGAGGGGGAGGCCTGTGGAGGAGAGGCCCCATCTTTGGAGGAAGACTGTTATCTTGCTCTGCCCCACCCCCAGTCCAGGCCACACTCCCTGGCCGAGAGGCTACAGCCACCTTTGCCCCCCCGGGACCCCAACGGCGGTCCTGGGGCTATTGGTATTTATTGTGAACCCCCATCCCCCCAGCATTACTTTCATCCACAACTCCCTATTCTTCCCAAACCCACTTTAGTCAGTGCTCAGTATATCCCTGGACACGCCTGCCATGCCCCTCTGCGCTCCCCCAGACACTACAACCCGGAGCAAGCCCAGCCGAAGCCCAATCGCGTGGTCACCTCTCCTGAACACCCAAAGGCCAGAACTTCGAAGAAGAGCCACAACGAGCGACAGAGATCCAAGAAATCGAGCAGTAAAGCCAGTCGCTCCCAGTCTGAAAACAGCCTGCTGGGCCAGCGGGTGTTGCCAGAGCGCCGGTACAGCACCACCGAGAGGCACCAAGGCAGAGGGGATCTCGCTCAGAACCAAGGCCAAGTCGCTGGAAGAAAGGCGGGCAACGCGGGCGACAACGGGAGCCGCCGTTGGTGCTCCAACCTGGAGCTCAGCCAGGACGAAGGGGAGACGGCAGCAGGGCCGTCGCACCGACGGCCGCCGCGAAAAGTTCGGCCCAGTCAGTCTTGTCCCCATTCCCAACAGCAGAactaccagcagcagcagcacagccaGCGCTGGCACCCCGGCCTCCAGGAGAGAGCCCCTCTCTGTCACGGAGAGGGGGGCTACGCCGCCCCCGCCCCCGCCGGGTCCGAGTCCAGCATGAGCGAGGTGTACTCCCCGGCCTCCAGCTCGCTGTCCAGCGACTCGGACGAGAGCGGGGGGCTTGTGTGGCCCCAGCAGCTGCCGCCACGCCTCGCTTCCACCTCCTCGTCATCCTCACCTTCACCACAGGCGGCTGCCAACGCCCCCTCT